The proteins below come from a single Methanobacterium petrolearium genomic window:
- a CDS encoding CPBP family intramembrane glutamic endopeptidase produces the protein MELFSTIKDRNNFLKLVLKIVVVLAIIHVSRVAIFEFLFVTVKPGASLFLILRGLDFIIVGIILLLYFKPSLDDLGLRWNNIRLKNKIIYIMGFSLLTILILSQFVFEWEFYILIYLLSYAIITPVFEELVFRGYIWSKIRASEGMINQDGLTFLTVTLLFSVWQLGYADVLIRYSNLGLIMALKMMAGLVLGLFVGYLRLKTGKTYASIIFHGLWNLFEP, from the coding sequence ATGGAACTATTTAGCACTATCAAAGACAGGAATAACTTTTTAAAGTTGGTTTTAAAAATTGTGGTTGTATTAGCTATTATACATGTTTCAAGAGTAGCCATTTTTGAATTTTTGTTCGTCACAGTAAAACCAGGTGCATCGTTATTCCTGATTTTAAGAGGATTAGACTTTATAATTGTAGGTATAATCCTACTTTTATACTTTAAACCATCGTTAGATGATCTTGGGCTTAGATGGAATAATATTCGACTAAAAAACAAGATAATTTATATTATGGGGTTTTCATTACTCACTATTCTCATATTAAGCCAGTTTGTCTTTGAATGGGAGTTTTATATTCTCATTTACCTGCTCTCATATGCCATCATAACTCCTGTATTTGAAGAACTAGTATTCAGAGGTTATATCTGGAGTAAGATACGTGCATCTGAAGGAATGATCAACCAGGATGGTTTAACATTCTTAACGGTTACACTACTTTTCAGTGTATGGCAACTGGGTTATGCTGATGTTTTAATCCGATATTCAAATTTGGGTTTGATCATGGCCTTAAAAATGATGGCTGGTCTGGTTTTAGGTCTTTTTGTAGGCTATCTGCGGTTAAAAACAGGCAAAACTTATGCTTCAATTATTT